The following is a genomic window from Theobroma cacao cultivar B97-61/B2 chromosome 10, Criollo_cocoa_genome_V2, whole genome shotgun sequence.
GCTTTTCATCCCTTTGATTTAATGACCAGTTGCCCtccatttcctttctttgttttttgggGCGTTCATACACATGAAGGAGACAGCCATGGAAGGGCTGCTGTATATAGAAATTTTCTAATCAACCCATTGGATTACCATCCATGACTTGTCAATGTTTATTAATTGTTGCCGGCAAAGGGGTTATCTAGGGACTCGTCAAGTGGCCTTTTATCAGCCACAGTTTGGTGGGGGTAAAGGGTCCTACAATCGAAAATCaaacaaactttttttttttttctgattaGGGAACTAATTTTGATAtcttaaataaaatgtttctATTTTATTGCTAGACATCGGATATAAAGTCGTGTCTGACATGTATTATATCATCATCTAATAAGTAAAAGTAgtcaaatataaattcaaaatattcaaTGTTCGGGTACGGacatttagagaaaaaaacaaaaaaaaaaaatctatttataGAGTCAATTACCTGTTGAGACAAATGTTTGATGTACCCAAAAATTCATAGTATTTGGAAGCCTTCAATTAATACATATAATAACAAGTTTCTGGAAGGAAttttaggaaatatatatatatatatatgtctaaTATTGCTGCGGaagtacttttttttattcaaaggTCAACAAGGTTggttgagaaaataataaatgtttGTTAGGTTTAATGCCATTTtctaatataaattaatttcaaagcACAAAGgtaatatttaattcaaataattaaaaactcacaacttgtttataaattgaatacatcgaacaaacataaaaaaaatagacactaattgtataaaattatatcattaaaatattacattCACATGTAAATCCACAGTCGTTAACATATATACCTTCAACTTAGCCAGTTGAGGTCCATAgaaaaataagttaataattttatataaaagaaaaggaataaagaaaaatagaatcaATATATTGTATTGCAAATTGGAGATGGAGATTGAGAAATCAGAGATTCGGGAATGAACgcatcaaataaatttaactagAAAAGGGCAGACAATATTTTCTCGTGAGACTTTCTTGACTTTTCTAACCAGACTTCAATTGTgactttaattttcttttcttttttttttttataaatttttttaattcctcAAAAGCGTTAGAGAAGAACGTGATCGTGATGGAAGATTCACGTACGACTCTTGTCCTTTTGTAGCACTcttgatattattatttttttaatttattttttattttcaaaccattGATGATGAAATAAGTAACTATCAAACTGTTTAATTTCTTTGCTGGCTATTTGCCATTTAAGTCACACTGATCTTACAAATGGTTGGACATTAAAATTTAGAATCGAACAATTTCTACACCCAACCCGTGACAAAAAGTCTCAATCCTCATtgcaatttgaaaaataagtttccctaattaaaaatttttaaaaaataaatatacccgaacattttaatcattaattgATCTATAATTTTCTGTCTCGAGAACAAGATTGGAATCTCCTTTCccgattaaaaaaaaaacactcaatagaaataaataagttGATCACTGAATAATGACAGTACACGAGGCCTACTATTCTTTCAGATATTTTCCGTCAGTTTGGTTactttttatctaaaaaaaatcgATGATATTGAAACTACAGTGACAAAATTCATTTGCAGCaacaaaatttaactaaacCCAAAGTATAATGACAAATTCGATGTTAATCCTAAAAGATGTCTACCAATCTCACATGCAACTCTAATATCTATGGCCAACGGTTCCACACCAACCATGGATTTTTCACTAGTCCTACTCGTGGTGTTTCACCTGCTGACCAAAACCCAATCAGAAGGTGTGAGCTTTACTTCAGCTCACAACAGTCAACAGGGGAAGGCATCACTGACCTTGACAGAAAGCAAAACCCAATCAATTGCCGCATAAACTTCTTCGTACCGAGCCAAATTACATTCAGATTACTTAAAAAGACTATTATATTTCTTCTCTCAATAATCAAGTACATGTACAACCTTTTCATCCCATAAAGACTCCCCTCGTCCACTCATGTAGGACGTCAATATTCAGTGACTGGCGGTAAAAGAAGGTTATCATTAGAAAGAACGTAGAAGCTAGCACACTGAAGGGAAACAAAGATCTCTGTCACGCTCAAATCTGAACTAACCCATAATGCGAATACTAAAGGGGGTTAAGAATCTGGATGCATAACCTGAGAATTTTCCGCATTATGGGTTTAGTTACTGGCCAAATGAGACAACAATATACAGAAGAGCAAATAAACACTAGTAGAGAAATCCACGACTAAGGAGATAGTAAAACTTACTCTACATAAAATCCAATTTGAGAAATCCGATAAAAGTACATTTAAAGTTGTATGTAACAGATTCTATACCTCCCCAAAAAAGGGCTCTTCCAACTCACCTAACTTCTGTCAAAAGCTTGAGCTGGAATAGCAACCTTCCAAGTACCAACCACCCACACAGGCCCATAGGCCAAAACAACATCTGCCCTGTTTGATACATTTGCTGCCATTGGAAAATTAAACAAGAAATCAGCAAGATGGTTCTTGCAGTACCAAACAAAATTCCAAGTAGGAGCTGGTGCAGTCCTCAAAACTTGTTACAGTTAGGGTTTATACGCATTCATTTGAATCTCAAAGTTACACTTACAATTGGCGCAGCACATGATTTCCAACACCAAAAAGTGAATGCAAATAAGAATGTGTTCAGTCCTTAAATCGTTACTGTAACAGGACAAGCATAGTGCAATGAAAATTTAACAGCATTCACATGAGAATGTACCAATATCTGTAACTACTTTGATCTTTAACAAGGAAATCCATATAGCAAGCCCATTGATATAATAATATGCAATCAAGTCCAAAGCAGAAAGGCAACAACATTCAACCACCTAGGAGCAGAGCATGGACATAAGGTATATTGAGGTGGATAGTTTAATCCTGATAGGCAAGGGGAGCAGTGTATTATGGAGGTCCAAACAAACCAACCTACCACACACTCTGGATGGCTTTCCCTTGGAGAAGCTCATGTCCACTAAACATGCATACTTGACCACCATTTTTACTTCTACTTTTGATGAAGAGGGTGTGTGAAATCATCCACTGTTATAACACTCTTCTTCAGCATATCTTCAATCCTgtcatttcaattaaattcatGAGTCAGTCACTAATGTTGCCTTTATATAAAGCAAATCCAATCAAACAAAAACATACATACTCTGCCCATTTTCCACATTGTGAGGCTCTTCTTCTTTATCTGTCTCAGTTACCCTTccattttctactttttataaacaaaaaatggaaACACGCATATCAAATGCCAACCCAGCAACCCTGCTTGCATTTGCTATATGCTGTTCACAACTTCAGATTGGAATCAgatctattttcaaaacatatatattacctttaagaaatgaaaaaaaatcaagttcagAACAGAAATATGGCTTAAGTATTAACTTTGCAAGGATCCAGGACATCCACGTCTTTCTAAACCAAAATGCAATCTCAGGTTGAAGCTTGAGAGAGCGAGGAAGTTCCCATTAGGGAGAATAATGTTACCAGTAACACCTAAGACATGAAAAGAATACATCATCTTCctcatcaaaaaataataaataacataaaaacatcatcaaacactTAATGcctttataagaaaaaaacttcATCATATGGTTCTGGAACTACAGCATCTGATTCCTCTATTTGTCTTTTAGTTACACCAATTCCTCGACCAAGCACCATAGCAGGATTCAAGCCACCATCCATATCAAATTGACTAAAGGATTAGTGAATATGAGGCCAAGTAAAAAGAGCCAATGCATCAGAATGCACCAAACTAAAACAATGAGCTCCTTTTAACTATAACAACATCGATGAGAAACACCACAGTCagtaaaatctgaaaataatGGACTTACGAATCCTGCCCTTCTCAGAcctgaaaaacaaaagaaaagaaaagaaacaagaaaaaaagaacttgCTGTTAATCACCAGTATTAAATGAATATCAGCAGAGGGTTAACCAATGTATGCACAAAAGAAAATCAGCCTTTATCAACTAGTACTTTTGAGAAAGTTCCTACCACAATGAAGGTGAGAGCTAGTAATGGCTCTATCTCTGCGatcagaaattaaaaataaaatagcatAAGACTCTCAGCAGAGAGAATAGGAAAAAAACTTCTGCAACATCAGAATGAGTAACTAAATAAGCAAATGGTGACAATATGATACAGCATATTTATTTATGGTTCAAATGGAGATTTAAGTAcaccaaaaatataaaaaggatCATTATAAGAAGAGCTCATGAGCCTACAACATCACAATTTTACAGTCagaatgaaaatcaaagagaattGACTTATGGAGGTCATAAGCTCTCATTCCATGGACAGAGGGCTAAACCAAGTATCTGGAAATAAAACAAAGGAATCAGTCTTTGACATATTAGATAACAAAACTTATCCGATCTACATAAAAATGTTCTTATTTTACATCCTGATGCATTTATTTAGTccaaatgaatatatttggcACCAAATTACTTCACCTGGGTCATCTATGTCATTAATCAAGTATTTGCTCCCAAATTACTTTGCCTCagtcaaataaacatcattaattaattaaatataccAACTTTAAAGCATCATTATGTTTTATGTCTTCAAAACACAATATCACTAAAATTAAGGCCATTTGTAGTTAACGACTATTAATTGGTTTCATACCCTGAGAAGAATGCAGACTCTTGAGTCATACGAAGAGGAACGCCATCACGAAGATTGACTTTCAGGTCTGAGGGACAAGTCCGACTACAAATCCAACAATCTATACAAGAGAAGAACGTGTAGTTTACCAGTCCATCCGTTGTACCAAAGATAAAGTCAGGACCAATTCAGCTTGCCTTTAATCAATACATTTGGTTCCATACTTTATTATGTACTCCTATTTGCCTTTCATAATTAGAATAACTACACAGTCTTTTTTTATcagaaaacaacaaaaccaaaacctTTGCAACAAGTCTAAAGTAACTGGTAAAAGCATATCTtgcaggaaaaaaaaattgaacaagaAAAATGAACATGAACAATGCAGATCTACAGAGAAGTCTTCCATCGAAAGAAAGGTTATGCCTATAGTAAGTTGGATTTGAGTTCTTACATCTACAAAACTTGGTATCTGCCAGGTTGAGTCCCACCAGGAAGTTGTAAGGACTGGTGTGAGAAGTCTTCCAAGACACGTTTTAGTTCTGCCTTAGCTCTCTTAACAGATAGCTCAGTAGGTCCCTCAATGAACAAGTAAAGCTTGCGTTCCCCTGGTCCCGGGATTCGACCAGGTGGGAAAAATTGGCCCCTGGTAGTAATGGCAGCTCCAGTCCATTCTGATATTGGGCCCAAAGTTTCCTTGTGGGTAACCTTCCATCGAGCATTCTGGGGGAATTCATTTATCTCCAACTCAGCTTCATAATGTTCAGGCATTGCATCAGCTTGAATCTTTGCTAAGTTATGCTGCAAATTGAGAGCAGCTTGCAGTGCAGCTTTGCGAGCAGCCTCTTCATTTGCAAGACCAGGCAGCCCACTCCCAGGCACAACTGCTGCAGTACCTGGCATCGAAACACCGAGTACACCAGGAAGAGACACAGGCAATACAGCATTGGGAAGCAGTTGGGCAGATGATAGAGGGTTCTGCATCAAAGCGGTACCAGCTTTTGAGGCAGCAGCCATGGCAGCTATCTGAGCAAGTGCTGTCTGTTGTGAGATGTCACCACCTGCCTTCCGCACcccttcatcttcatcttctgAATCTGACTTGTCTTCCTCAAACCCATATTCTTTTGCTTGTGCTTTCTTTGctgcttttctcttttcatcCTCCTCTTCATTGAATTTAAAACCACTTCCACCATAACCTGTTCCATGGGCCTGCTCAAGCCCCTGATTGACTTTTGCCATAAAGCCATCAGCAAGAGCTTTCAGGTCATCAGGAAGAACTTGCTCAGAGAGTTCCAAAGCTTTTACAAGATCTGGTGCATATCTTGCATCATCCTCGGAGATAAATGTGATGGCACAGCCTTTCCGGCCAGCTCTACCTGTCCTACCTACACGGTGAACATAATCTTCATAATGATTTGGAACATCAAAATTAATCACTAATTCAAGCTCCTTCACATCTAAACCCCTAGCTGCAACACTTGTTGCAATCAACAAATTGCAGACATTGCTCTTAAAATCAGAAATGGTGGATTCACGATCTGTCTGATCCTTGGCCCCATGAAGTGATAGACAAGGGTAACCATGTTTGAGCAAATCCCTAAACAAAGCATCACACTTTTCTTGGGTGTGGACAAAAATCAGAATTTTCCCCTTCTCATACCATTCACCTAGAAGTTCTAACAATCTTAGGAACCTTTCACTTTCTGGCCTCATCTCAACCAACTGAGTTATGTCCTTGTTCACAACACTTCTCCCACCAACCTGTATTTCAACAGGTTTATTCAACACTTTACGTGCCAAAATCTCAACCTGGCGAGGAAAAGTGGCAGAAAATAGTACAGTTTGGCGATCAGGGCGAATATTTTGAACAATTCGAGTGATTTGAGGTTCAAAACCCATATCAAACATTCTGTCAGCTTCATCCAAAACCAAGTATGTTGCTCTACGCAGATTAGTAATTTTTCCTCCACTAGTACAAAGTATATCAATCATCCTACCTGGAGTACATACGACAATCTCTGTTCCCCGCTTTAATTCACTAATCTGCTGAGCAACACCAGAACCTCCATAGACAGGGACACACCTGATTCCTAATGCCTTGGTAAACTTCTTTATGTCACTATGAATCTGCTGGACAAGCTCCCTTGTAGGTGCCATAATGAGCCCAATTGGCCCATCTCCAGCTACTACAGGCGGCTGATCTTTGATATGCCTTAACATTGGTAGCACAAAAGCAAGGGTCTTGCCAGACCCGGTTTTTGCAATGCCAATGCAGTCTCGACCACTCATAATTATGGGCAGTGCCTGAGCTTGAATTGGCATTGGCTTCTCATAATTAAGTTTCCTTATTGTCTCCAATATTTTACTAGTCAGTCCAGTTTGATGCCAAGTCTTGACTGGTTTCGGCACATCTTTTCCATGTAACTTCAATTCCAATTCCTTCCTGTAAGCAGCAACTTCTTCAGGTGTCATTCTCGAGATCTCCTTCACttcaatataaaaatttttcctGAACGGTTTATAATCAATCTTTGAGTGGTCAACAATTGATAGTTTTTCAGCTTTGGTCTTCTTTACCCTTTTCATAaactcatcatcatcttcatcttctAAATCCTCTTCATCATTCTCAAAATCCCCATAATCTGAATCTGAATCTTCCCCAGGAATAATTCTCCCAAGTGCCTTATTTGAACCTTTCTTTGGCTGCTGTCCCCCATTACTCAAGCCATCTTTTTTATCCTTCTTCAAGTTCCCATTTTTATCATCATCAGCAGTTGTAGGGGGAACAACAACTGCATTACTTAGCTTCTCAACTTCAGGTAACACCATTGAATTCATAAAAGCATCTAACGGATCAATTTCATCGTCCTCCTCTGAAATCCCATTACCCCCATTTTGGGTAACAAGCATTTTATCTTCTCCGTTGTCAGAATCTCCATCTTCCATCATTGCATCTCCAATTCCCTTACTATCAGGCTTAGAATTCGAGTTTTCATTCTCATCAACATCCATATTTGTCTCCAACTTTGTTGGGGCTACTTCATCATCATCCGATTCTCCTTCAAGAGTCCAAGCCTTACCAACCTTAGTCTCCTCATCCTCTGCATTTCCTTCCCCACGCTTCTCCCTCTCTGACTCTTCCTTCTTCCTCCTCAATTCTTGCCACTCCTGAACCCTCCTCCTCCGTTTCTCCATCTCCTCATCTAATTTACGCTGTTCATCTTCCATCTCCTCTTCCCTgcttttcttctcctccttCTCCAACTCATCGTCACCACTTTTTTTCCTTACAGGACTCTCTTCTCTATTCAActtgctctctctctccttatAATCATCATTGTTGTCATCATCTCTTTCCCTCCTTCGACGCTTCCTATGTCGCTCCCTCTCCTCCTTACTATCATCACTGTTATATTCCCTCCGCTTCTCCCTTTCCCTCGACTTcctctccctttctctttctcttccttcctttccctttccctttctctttctctttccctCTTTTCCCGCTCCCTTTCCCGCTCTCTTTCAcgctctctcttctctctatccctctctctttccttctccctcgctctttccctctctttctctttctctcgtTCCCTCTCtttcctctctctccctctctctcgatgcttttccttttccctaTCCGAATCACTACTCTTCTCTCTCTCGGAACGGCGTCGTTCTCGGTCCCTATCCCTATCCCTATCCCTCCTCTCACGATGCCTTCTCTTTTCTGAATCTTCCATTGCTCAGAAACCCTAGAAACTCAATTTCTTAGcttataaagtaaaaaaagacaaatatTACAAACAGAGGAGGGAAATGAATAATGGAAGCTTAAAGAAAGGCAAAAAGAGAAATTGGGGGAACGCTACGGGGACTGACCTCTTCAACTTCGGGCAGTAATCAGAAGCTTTCTTCGCCTTCGGTTTCTCTGTTTATTTATTCTTCTGCGTAAGGattttgttttccattttttcaCCTTTCTAGAGCTGATTTCTGGGCTGGGCCTAATTTCCTCTTTATGCCCATTAGGACATTTTTACCATACGAGTTGTTTTTGTTGGCGGGCTGGACTGTGAGCCTCTTTCTTGGGCTTTTTTGGTAAAATCACAAATTTTCGATGAATTAAGTACAAGATgctgacaaatttttttttgacataatattttttttaaaaaaagtttgaattatttaaaataattcatataaatttttatttttcataatgtTTAATTATGAGtttgcatttttattttaaattaaaaatagttaactAGTTGTAGCTaatctttgtatttttattttagaccAAATAATCTTTATGattaatagttgattaattGTCAACTAATCAAAATAACACTTATTGTTTTATACTATGTGACATGAAAATCTGATCTCCTAGCATTCTTGCACTTCAGTATAACTTGTTACAATATTAAACAAAGGCCAGAAAACTGCATTACTAAGGATATAGTAAAACTTATTTAATACATACGGAGCCAGTCTGAGGTGCTGGCAAGGAATATAAAAGCATGAATTATTTCCCCAAAAAGTAGTACATTTCAAACTCTTATGAAACAGATTCTATACCTCCCCCAACAACAGCTCTTGCAAGTACCCCCAACGTAAAAGCTTCAAACTAGAACTTAGGCATTCTTCTTGACCTCAGCAGACTTGATAATATCAATGAACTCCGGCTGGAGACGACGAAAATATCAGGATTAGAACCCACCGTAATACACATGGATTTGTGTACAAAAACAAAGAGTGGCGAAGGAGACAAGGAGAGTAGTAACATCATTACCTTCAATGAAGCTCCACCAACCAAGAAACCATCAACATCAGGCTGAGCTGCTAGTTCCTTGCAGTTTGCAGCAGTGACGGATCCTAAAAGAGGTATCCAGTTAAAACTAAGGCAAGAAACAGGGAAGAAGATACAACTATTCTGTATTATATTTTGCTGTATGTTATGAGTTTTGACATGCACGTGCAATGACAAATTCACCAAATATAAGCAATCTTGCCTGTGCAAGAGATTTGATATTCTTTTCCTTCTAACTATAATGAGATACGATGCCAACTGTTGGATCTActcattatttctttattagccaagaaagaagaaaaaatgggGAATCAAGGTGCTGTTAGAGCTAAAAGTTGCAGCATAATGATTTCTTCCTCTAAGCTTtatcatctaaaaatcaatAAGCTTTTTATGATCTAGAAGTCAATAAGCTTTTATTCCTCAAGCCTACTAGAATACGAGCTCAGATTGCAACTTTTTCAATGTTATTTTAACAAATCATCTTGGCCAAACTTGCCATGAATGAGTTTATTGACCAAGTTAAATCATGATGGCAAACAAGCTCAATCCAATTTTGCCCAGCCCTTCATTCATTAAAAATGGATCCAGCCAAGCCTAGGTACATAAAAGATTAGTCAAGATTTGTTATATGCCACACATCATCCTCCAAAGGGAATATAGAGTAACATATGGTTCCTTGAGAACTCAGATGTAACTGAAGATATTTAGCTTAAACTGAAGACATTGGTCAAAccgtaaaaaaaattatttgaagaTTTTTCATACTTTAAGAGTGGGCAAGCATCTTCCCAGTATTTTGTGTAAAAGTTTTCAGTTTATGAACTATGAAGTTCACTACCTTCAGAACATGAAGGTTCTAAGGGCCAACCTACTGAACTTTCATTCTGGATTGTAAGAATAACTTAGATAAGATCAAGAGGCAAGACAAGAGGGATGATGTGAAATATACCTCCATAAATAATCCGGGTTGATGCAGCAACTTCTGGACTGACGTTTGCTTGAAGCCATTTCCTCAACTCAGAATGTACCTATTACATTGACAAAAACTTTGTAAGTTAACCTTCACCAAGGAAAATTGTGTGCGAGAAATTCCACATCATTCATAGAAATGAAAAGCGAAATATGACCAACAAGTTTTATCATCTACACTTGTATACAACATACGAGTAAGTCAAGAAACACCATTATAAGgttttaaaatgaaaacagCCTAACTTACTTCCTGAGCTTGAGCTGGAGTAGCAACCTTCCCAGTTCCAATAGCCCACACAGGCTCATAGGCCAAAACGACATCTGCCCAGTTTGATACTTTTGCTGCCATTGGAAATTATACAGGAAAGCAGCCAGATGCTTAGATTTTGTAGCAGTTAACACTCAAATTAGTGATGCAAAAACAACATTTGTAAAAGAAGCAGATGCAGTCCTTGAGGCCTGTTACAGTTAGTGTTCTATACCTATCTTGAACCTCAAAATTACTCTTACAGTAAGAAAAAAGATAACgaaaacaaaagaacattCAAATTAGAATAAGTGCAATACTTAAGTGTTGTCACAGTCACATGACAAGTGTAATACAAGAGACTTTAACAGAGTCGTGCAGATGTGAACTACCTTGAAGTGAAGATTTATAGGGAAAAAAAAGCATTAGtctttaaacaaaataaaaacaactgGCACTAGATAAATGTATGCAGCAAGCCCCTTTATACAAGCAGAAAGACATAGTAATATTCAGTATGTTTCGATGTTCAAAATAGACTTCTTTCAAGACAAATGAGAACaaaatgtaagaaaagaaatcattACAATAATGCATGCAAATATAGAATCAAAAAGACCAAGTTGTACTTACATGAAATATCCAACAAATCTGACATCTAAACAAGTAACAAAGCTGACCACACTCACACAAGGTCTGCTACCTTGAAAATATAGAAATTTTAGGAGTATCACCAGGAGAAATGCACCATGGGCTTTCCAAATGGAGAGAAAGCATTAAATACATACCTGCAATTGCTTTGGTTTGTGCAGCAACAACCTCCACAGTAGATCCTGCTTCACGTTGCTCAAGTGTCTCCCCAATACAAGCTATCACCTTCAAACCTTGACAAAGTGCATAAGCAACCTTATCCCCAACaaactaaaacaaaagaaCCAAAATTTCCAAGTTAATAAAAATGTTGACAGTTTAACTAGCGAgtgaaaatgaacaaaaatcaAACTCTAATAACCAATCCATCAGGAAGCACCACCAGTTGTCAGTAGTTATGGTCTGATCAAACACACTTACCTCATTTGACTCCTTCAAAATAAGTCTCCTCTCAGAGTGACCAATAATGACCCAAGGAATGCTCAAATTGACAAGCATCTCCGCACTGAAAAAAAATACAGGTATTGTTagcttaaaagaatttttgtcCATAATGTCAAACCAAACTAATGGCTAGATGAAATTGCACTGAGTGAAAGCATTTGCCAAGAAAAGACAACACCATCCTTTTCTTAATTGTCAAGATTATGTTTCTTCTTATGAAACAGAAAAATGAAACAGATATGTTTGCTTGAGCAAAAAAACCAACAACATCAAAACACAAAGAAGCAAAGTGCAAGTCCATTAAACAACCAAATACAATGGATTGGACGACTAAAGAACCAAGTAACAGTAGATAGCAAATATGGGCATACCTAACCTCACCGGTAAAAGCACCTCCTTTCTTGACCCAACAATTTTGAGCAGCAACATGAAAGTCAGGCCTCAGTGCCTCTTTTAGCAAAGGAAGGAACACAAACGGAGGGCTAATGACAACCTCTGTATAAGGATAACATGTTAATCCAAAATAAGCCATCTGTTCTATCATCATTTACAAAAACCAATAAAAGAGAAAGTAGTTATAGCAAAAAAACAACAAGCACAACAACACACAGGGCAAGAGATTATTCATCTAATAACAAAATCCAATGTTTAATAAAGAAATCAGTCAAAAAACTGCTAGAGacaaaatatctaaagatGTTACCATGACACATAAGTTAGACTAAAATTTTgcttcaaaaaatataaaagcaaATAGACAACACCTTTACTTTGTCATGAAATTGGTAGTTTCcatcaatttttcacttatgCAGGCTTCGAACCCGCAGTATAACAAATCAAGTTCAAAGAAGAagattacaaaaaataaaaataaaagtctaTAAAACAGTAATCTATTTGCTTACCAACAACATCCTGAGAAGGCACCTTTCCTCCATTCAAAGTGCTTACTATCTTCTTCACTTGTTCAGTCGTTCCATTCTACAGACATTTTTGCTTCAAATTAgacatttaaatttacttatttacataacaaacaaaaaaacagaCATTAATACATTATTAAAGATCTCTCATGAAGTTAATAGCTATTTTTTCCTAATATAagtgaataataataataataataataataataataataataataaaatgcGAAACGGTTGGATAAAGCCaatattcattttcattttctcacgAACCAAACAGAAAAATAGATCATAAGACACTATCAGTCTATCAAGTCATTgaattactttaaaaaaataaaaaagaaaaggaaaatccGAAGCAGAAACTCACGCATTTCCAGTTACCGCCGACGAAGAACtttcttcccatttttttttcccgaCGATCAcgaaaatcacaaaatctcAAACTTCTGTGGTTTTTGGCTTTTGGCTTCTGCCTTCGGCTATTTGGTGAGTGATGATAAACCTTCAAAAACTTAGAATTAGCCGAAATTACTCTTCTAGCCAAATAGATTCGAATATTCTTAGGGGGAAGTTAGGGGTAATTAAGTAAAACTGATAGCCAATTTGGATATTCGGATTTTAAGGCCGGCGGTGTAGTGGGCCCACAGGATTAGGTCTGCTATTCAGGTGAAGCGAGGCTAAAGGCCACGTCATCACCTCACGGGCTAACGCTTCACGCCCACCACTCACATTGTCATATGCATCATGGGTCATGCGCCACTGTGGACCTGAGGTgcacatttttttattcttatttttatttcttttttttttcccttggCCAAATACatagtttttagttttagcAAAAATCCAATTtccaaatatattttaattaacttttcCTTAGGCATATATTTTGCCAca
Proteins encoded in this region:
- the LOC18586084 gene encoding triosephosphate isomerase, cytosolic, which codes for MGRKFFVGGNWKCNGTTEQVKKIVSTLNGGKVPSQDVVEVVISPPFVFLPLLKEALRPDFHVAAQNCWVKKGGAFTGEVSAEMLVNLSIPWVIIGHSERRLILKESNEFVGDKVAYALCQGLKVIACIGETLEQREAGSTVEVVAAQTKAIAAKVSNWADVVLAYEPVWAIGTGKVATPAQAQEVHSELRKWLQANVSPEVAASTRIIYGGSVTAANCKELAAQPDVDGFLVGGASLKPEFIDIIKSAEVKKNA
- the LOC18586083 gene encoding LOW QUALITY PROTEIN: DEAD-box ATP-dependent RNA helicase 42 (The sequence of the model RefSeq protein was modified relative to this genomic sequence to represent the inferred CDS: inserted 1 base in 1 codon), which translates into the protein MEDSEKRRHRERRDRDRDRDRERRRSEREKSSDSDREKEKHRERGRERKEREREKEKERERAREKERERDREKREREREREREREKRERERERERERKEEKEKGXRKSREREKRREYNSDDSKEERERHRKRRRRERDDDNNDDYKERESKLNREESPVRKKSGDDELEKEEKKSREEEMEDEQRKLDEEMEKRRRRVQEWQELRRKKEESEREKRGEGNAEDEETKVGKAWTLEGESDDDEVAPTKLETNMDVDENENSNSKPDSKGIGDAMMEDGDSDNGEDKMLVTQNGGNGISEEDDEIDPLDAFMNSMVLPEVEKLSNAVVVPPTTADDDKNGNLKKDKKDGLSNGGQQPKKGSNKALGRIIPGEDSDSDYGDFENDEEDLEDEDDDEFMKRVKKTKAEKLSIVDHSKIDYKPFRKNFYIEVKEISRMTPEEVAAYRKELELKLHGKDVPKPVKTWHQTGLTSKILETIRKLNYEKPMPIQAQALPIIMSGRDCIGIAKTGSGKTLAFVLPMLRHIKDQPPVVAGDGPIGLIMAPTRELVQQIHSDIKKFTKALGIRCVPVYGGSGVAQQISELKRGTEIVVCTPGRMIDILCTSGGKITNLRRATYLVLDEADRMFDMGFEPQITRIVQNIRPDRQTVLFSATFPRQVEILARKVLNKPVEIQVGGRSVVNKDITQLVEMRPESERFLRLLELLGEWYEKGKILIFVHTQEKCDALFRDLLKHGYPCLSLHGAKDQTDRESTISDFKSNVCNLLIATSVAARGLDVKELELVINFDVPNHYEDYVHRVGRTGRAGRKGCAITFISEDDARYAPDLVKALELSEQVLPDDLKALADGFMAKVNQGLEQAHGTGYGGSGFKFNEEEDEKRKAAKKAQAKEYGFEEDKSDSEDEDEGVRKAGGDISQQTALAQIAAMAAASKAGTALMQNPLSSAQLLPNAVLPVSLPGVLGVSMPGTAAVVPGSGLPGLANEEAARKAALQAALNLQHNLAKIQADAMPEHYEAELEINEFPQNARWKVTHKETLGPISEWTGAAITTRGQFFPPGRIPGPGERKLYLFIEGPTELSVKRAKAELKRVLEDFSHQSLQLPGGTQPGRYQVL